Within the Populus trichocarpa isolate Nisqually-1 chromosome 14, P.trichocarpa_v4.1, whole genome shotgun sequence genome, the region ACTGCATTATTctgctcatttttttattcatttatagcAGAAAAAAGTCTGAAAACTTAATGCCTGTACGTCTAGCTGTTTCATTCAGGTACCGGATAAATTGTTGACCATATCTCACTTTAAAGGAAAATGCGGCAAAAATATTGGATAGATCGATGACGCGGACATCCCACCGGGCCACAGATTGAGAGAGCAGAAATCAATGGCATACTTCTGCAGGAAACATTCAAAAGTTATTGTCATTGCCATAGCTTCCTTGGCTGTAGTTTCTGTGGCGGTTCTAACAAAGAATTCCATTAATGGATTTTCATggtttcatttcttttcatctCAATGGGGATGGACTAGTATTACCACTCTTGGGACGACGTCTTCTTCCTCTGTATTCATGATTGTATGAAactttgttcttcttttctcaCGTTATGGGATTAACTTGCTACAGGACCAACCCATGTTTCTGTCTTTTCTTATGCAGGATCAAGGAAAGCGAAAGACATTGATGAATGTAGGAAAGGtttctaaagaaaaatatgCTTTGATGAGAGGTGGAAATCGAAGTGATGCAAAATTAGAGAGAGTTGAAGCAGGTCTTGCCATGGCTAGAGCTTTGATAAGAGAAGCTGCAGAGGACAACAACTGCACATCAAGTCTTCATGATGATCTTGATTATATTCCTCGAGGTTACATATATAGGAATGCTTGTGCCTTCCACAGGTAATCTACTTTTGATCTGTTAATTACTCATCATCACGAACAaacttatttttccttttagtcAAAGGTTAGAATATAACTTAATCAATTTGTAAAAAAAGCCTCAACCTGCTCAGTACTAACTTTCAGAATCTACTCGGGAGATATTTTTCCTTGGCTTTGGCTTTGATGTTATCTGTATTATTGTGAGAAACTAATGAAgtcattattcttatttttaattacaccGGTAAGATACATGAAATTCATTGAGTAAAACTGTACATCATGGCAGTAATTGCTTCGAAAAGTTTAGATTGACTTGGTACAATCACACTTCCACAACCATGCATGCAGGAGCTACCTTTTAATGGAGAAGTTGTTCAAAATCTTTGTCTACGAAGAGGGAGAGCCTCCTTTATTTCATTATGGCACCTGCAAGGACATATACTCAATGGAAGGAGTGTTCCTCAGCTTAATGGAAACAAATACCAAGTTCCGGACCTCGAATCCTGATGAAGCTCATgtctattttcttccttttagtGTTGTGATGATCATTGAGCACCTCTTTCATCCAATTATTCGCGATAAAGCTGTTCTGGAACGTACTGTTTCTGACTATGTCCGCATCATCTCTCATAAGTATCTGTACTGGAATCGAAGCCTTGGAGCTGATCATTTCATGCTTTCATGTCATGATTGGGTAAAAAAACCAACTGCATCCTTTTCACTAATCACGTGTTTACTACTCAGAATTCATTTCTTGTGACATTGTTCATCCTCGATTTTTTGTTGGTCCCAGGGGCCTCGTGCTACTTGGTATGTTCGTCAACTCTACTACAATTCCATCCGGGTCCTGTGCAACGCAAATACCTCAGAGTATTTTAATCCAAAGAAAGATGCATCATTTCCAGAGATCAATCTGAAAACAGGGGAAATCACGGGCCTTACCGGTGGCTTACCCCCATCTAACCGTACAGTCCTAGCATTCTTTGCAGGTAAAATGCATGGGAAACTCAGACCAGCACTTCTTCAGCATTGGATGGGAAAGGACAAAGACGTTCAAGTTTACGAGACACTACCACAGGGAATTTCGTATCatgagatgatgaagaagagcaAATATTGCATTTGCCCAAGTGGGCATGAAGTTGCTAGTCCAAGAATTGCTGAGGCAATTTATGCAGAATGTGTTCCAGTCTTAATATCACAGCATTATATCTTTCCTTTCAGCGATGTTCTTAATTGGGACTCATTCACCATTCAAGTTCCAGTCACTGAAATACCAAACCTGAAGAACATTTTAGAGGGAATACCTGAAGATCAATATTTGAGAATGCAGGAGAGAGTGAGGCAAGTGCAAAGACATTTTGTGGTGAATAATCCTCCCAGAAGATATGATGTCTTCCATATGATCATTCATTCAATCTGGCTACGAAGGTTGAATGTGCGATTTCCTGGGTGATTAACAGTCGTAGCTAAATGCCAGTGTCTTGAATAATGCCAAAAAGTTCCTTGAGATCCGaaaattgtttttacattttaagttttttggatCCCCAGCAGCATAATGCTGAC harbors:
- the LOC7456021 gene encoding probable glycosyltransferase At3g07620, encoding MAYFCRKHSKVIVIAIASLAVVSVAVLTKNSINGFSWFHFFSSQWGWTSITTLGTTSSSSVFMIDQGKRKTLMNVGKVSKEKYALMRGGNRSDAKLERVEAGLAMARALIREAAEDNNCTSSLHDDLDYIPRGYIYRNACAFHRSYLLMEKLFKIFVYEEGEPPLFHYGTCKDIYSMEGVFLSLMETNTKFRTSNPDEAHVYFLPFSVVMIIEHLFHPIIRDKAVLERTVSDYVRIISHKYLYWNRSLGADHFMLSCHDWGPRATWYVRQLYYNSIRVLCNANTSEYFNPKKDASFPEINLKTGEITGLTGGLPPSNRTVLAFFAGKMHGKLRPALLQHWMGKDKDVQVYETLPQGISYHEMMKKSKYCICPSGHEVASPRIAEAIYAECVPVLISQHYIFPFSDVLNWDSFTIQVPVTEIPNLKNILEGIPEDQYLRMQERVRQVQRHFVVNNPPRRYDVFHMIIHSIWLRRLNVRFPG